GCGCTGATCACGCAGATGGTGCAAACCGCGGTGTGCAACCGGCACCACACGTTGGAGCAGCAGCTATGCCGCTGGCTCCTGCTGAGCCTCGACCGGGTGCCTTCCGACACCGTCAGCATGACGCAGGAGCTCATCAGCAACATGCTGGGCGTGCGCCGCTCGGGCGTTACCGAGGCTGCCCGCAAGCTGCAGGCGGCAGGCGTGATCGATTACTCGCGCGGTCAGATCAAGGTGCCGGACCGCGCGCGACTGGAAGCGCGCGCTTGCGAGTGCTACTCCGTGTTCAGGAAGGAAGCGGACC
Above is a window of Herpetosiphonaceae bacterium DNA encoding:
- a CDS encoding Crp/Fnr family transcriptional regulator produces the protein MYEPGTKMDDVYFPISGVVSLLYVLEDGRTTELAVVGNDGCVGIALLLGGQTTPSEALVQIAGYAYRVRSSVVLAEFRKGGRLSRVLLRYIQALITQMVQTAVCNRHHTLEQQLCRWLLLSLDRVPSDTVSMTQELISNMLGVRRSGVTEAARKLQAAGVIDYSRGQIKVPDRARLEARACECYSVFRKEADRLQAQKIP